The following is a genomic window from Candidatus Leptovillus gracilis.
CGCATCGTACCAGGCCAAAATCTCTCTGACGCCCTGCGCAAAAGGGATGGCCGCCACAAAATCGGGCACGACTCGTTTGATTTTGCTATTGTCGAAGATCATGCTGTGCGTCTTATCGCCCAGCAAACCCGCGCCCCAATCGGCATCAAAACTGGCAATGAAGTCCGAGGGTATGTGGATGATATTTGCCTCTACACCGGCGGCGTTGGCGACCATTGCAAAAATCTGGTTCCAGGTCAGCAGCTCATCGGAGGTGATGTGGAAGGTTTC
Proteins encoded in this region:
- a CDS encoding NAD-dependent dehydratase, with translation ETFHITSDELLTWNQIFAMVANAAGVEANIIHIPSDFIASFDADWGAGLLGDKTHSMIFDNSKIKRVVPDFVAAIPFAQGVREILAWYDADPARQAIHVALDQRMDDIIRAYEAAWS